CGGGATGGACCGGCTCCGCCTCCGGGCATTACGGTCACCCGCGCGCGGCGCGTGGGGCGGCTAGACGCTGACCAATATCTTGTAGAGCTCCCGGAGCCGCTGCGTCACGGGGCCGAGCTCTCCGGTTCCGATCACGCGGCCGTCGATCATGCCCACGGGCGTCTGCGCGCCGAAGGTGCCGGTGAGGAACGCCTCGTCGGCGCCGTAGGTGTCGACCAGCGAGAAGTTCCGCTCGAAGACCGGGATGTCGTTCGCACGGCAGAGGTCGATCACCTTCTGCCGCGTGATCCCGTTCATGCAGTAATCGCCGGTCGAGGTCCAAACCGCGCCATTCCGCACGATGAAGAAGTTGCACGCATTGGTCGTGTTCACGAAGCCATGCACGTCCAGCATCAGCGCCTCGTCGGCGCCGGCCTTCTCGGCAGCGATGCAGGCGAGAATGCAGTTGAGCTTGGAATGCGAGTTCAGCTTGGGATCCTGCGTCATCGGCAATCCGCGCAGGTGCGGCACGGTTGCGAGCGACACGGGGCGGGGGATCTTCGGGCGCGAATGCTCCATGATTATCACCATGGTCGGCCCCGAGACCGAGAGGCGCGGGTGCTGGAACGGCAGGCGCTTCACGCCGCGCGTGACCATCAGCCGGGCATGGGCGTCGGAGGTCATGCCATTGGCGGCACGCGTCTCCTCGAGGGCATCAAGCACCTCGTCCGGGCTGCGGCCGATATCGAGGTCGATCGCCTTCGCGGCCTCGAAGAGTCGGGCGACATGCTCGTCGGGAAAGGTCCAGCGCCCATCGTATAGGCGCAGCCCTTCCCAGACGCCGTCGCCCAGCATGAAGCCGCTGTCATAGACCGAGACCTTCGCGTCGGGCCGCGGCGTCAGGGTTCCGTCGATCCAGATGAGGATATCGGCGTTGCGCGCGTCCTCCTCGGCCTCGTGTGTGCTGATCTTGTCCATAGGCGGGAGGCTGCCGTCACGCGGGCGTGATTTGCAAGCCGTCGCCCGCCGCGTGAAGGTAGACCGAACGGTTCAGGAGGGGCGATCATGACGCGCGAGACGACACAGAACCTGCGGCTGGTCCTTCTGGTGATCGCGATCCTCGCGGGTGTCGCGGTCCAGGGGCATCACGACCGGAGCGGCAAGGCCGAGGCCGAACCCCGGATCGAGACCTCGATGCTGGGATGACGCGGCCGCGGGCGGGATGATCCCGCCGCGGAGGATTCGGCACGCTCTCGCCGATCTTGGGTGGCGAGAACGGTTGACGGAGCGATGTGTCGGATACGACGCGCGTTATGCATGTCCATGCGGTCCGGCATCCGGGTCCGCATGACGAACCCCGTGCCGGCGCGGAACGGGGCGGGCGTCAGTAGAAGGCCGGCGCGTTGTTGATGAGCACGGTGCGCAGCACGAAGATCCCGAGGATGACGATCAGCGGCGCGAGGTCGAGCCCACCCATCTGCGGCAGTGCCCGCCGGATCGGGCCGTAGACCGGCTCGAGCAGGCGGTTCAGCCCGTCCCAGATCTGGGCGACGATCGGCTGGCCGAGGTTGAGCACCCCGAACTGGATCAGCCAGGACATGATGATGTGGACGATGATGATCGTCTGCGCCACCGAGAGCAGCATCATGATGATCTGGAAGAGCGAGGTCATGGGCGGTTCCTGTGGTTGCGCCCCCGATCTAGGCGCGGCGAGGAGCCATAGCAACCGGACGCCGCGTTCGGGTTGACGCCGCGCGCGCCCGGCCGGAGGACGACACCATGTATCCATTCCTGCGACTCGCCCATCAACTCGTCCGCGCGCGGGGTCTGCCCCCGCTCGGGCTTCGCGACGTGCATGTTTCGCAACATCGCTGCTGGCCCTGGGATCTCGACGGGTTCATGGAGATGAACAACGGGCGCACCCTGACGCTCTACGACCTGGGGCGCTTCGGGGCCGGGGTCCGCATGGGCCTTTCGGGCGTCCTTCGGGAAAAGCGCTGGGGTCTCGCCGTCGCGGGGACGAGCGTGCGCTACCGCAAGCGCGTCACCGCCTTCCAGAGGATCGAGATGCGCACCCGTGTCGTCGGCTGGGACGCGCGCTTCGTCTATATCGTGCAGGACATGTGGGTCGCGGGCACCTGCTGCAGCCAGGCGCTCCTGCGGACGGCGGTGGTGGCAGGCGGCCGGGCCGTGCCGACGTCCGAGGTGCTGGCCGCGATGGGCGAGGACGCGACGCCGCCCGAGCTGCCCGAATGGGTCGCGGCATGGATCGAGGCCGAGGCCACGCGCCCCTGGCCCCCGGAACGGCCCGCCGCCGCCTGACGGGCCGTCACGCGAGCGTTGCATGAGCGTGCTTTCCCGACCAAGGTCGCCGTGACGACCGGGGAGACGGCCATGACCACCGAAACGGACGCCGGGGCCCTGCGCAAGCGGGTGCGCGGCTGGATGATGTTCGACTTCGCGTCGCAGCCTTACAACACGCTTCTGCTGACCTTCATCTTCGGACCCTATTTCGCGACCGTCGTCGGCGACCCGGTCGCTGCGCAGTCGATGTGGGGCTTCGCCATCGGCTTCGCGGGCTTGGCCATCGCGCTGCTGGCGCCGGTGCTCGGTGCACTTGCCGATGCGTCCGGGCGGCATCTGGGATGGATCTGGTTCTTCTCGGGGCTCTACATCCTCGGGGCGGCGGCGCTCTGGTGGGCGGTGCCCGACGCGGACGGCGTGACGCTGATCCTCGTGGCCTTCTGCCTCGGACTGATCGGCATGGAATTCGCGACGATCTTCACCAATGCGATGCTGCCCACGCTGGGCCCGCGCGACGAGATCGGCCGCATCTCCGGCAGCGGCTGGGCGCTGGGCTATGTCGGCGGGGTGATCGCGCTGGTCATCATGCTGCTGCTGTTTGCCGAGAATGCGTCGGGCGTGACCCTGCTGGGCCAGCCGCCGCTGTTCGGGCTGGACCCCGAAACGCGCGAGGGCACCCGCTTCGTCGGGCCGTTCACCGCGATCTGGTACGCCGTCTTCATGATCCCGTTCTTCCTCTGGGTCCGTCCGGTGCGCCGCGCGGCGGTGGAGGGCATCCCGCTGGGTCGCGCGCTCCGGGCGCTGGGGGACACGCTCCGCCGCCTGCCCGAGACGCCGGGCTTCACCGCCTATCTCGGGGCGTCGATGCTCTACCGCGACGCGCTCAACGGGCTCTACACCTTCGGCGGGATCTACGCGGTCGGCGTGCTCGGCTGGTCGGTGATCGATGTCGGCGTCTTCGGCATCCTCGCGGCCGTGACCGGTGCGATCTTCGCATGGATCGGCGGGCGGCTGGACCGGGCGCGCGGGCCGAAGCCGGTGATCACCGGCTGCGTGCTGGCGCTGCTCGTGGCGACGGTCGCGGTTGTCACGGTATCACCCACCTCCGTGATGGGTCTGCCGGTCGCCGAAGGCTCGTCCCTTCCGACGATCGCCTTCTACGTCATCGGCGCCGTGATCGGCGCGGCCGGCGGGTCGCTCCAAGCCTCCAGCCGCACGATGCTCGTCCGGCAGGCCAACCCCGACCGCATCACGGAAGGCTTCGGCCTCTATGCGCTCGCGGGCAAGGCGACGGCCTTTCTCGCGCCGTTCCTGATCGGCTGGGTGACGCTCGCCTCGGGCAGCCAGCAACTCGGCATCCTGCCCATCGCGGGCCTGTTCATCGGCGGGCTGATCCTGCTACTCTGGGTGAAACCTGAAGGGGAAGCCGCATGGTCCGCACGACCCTCATCTGTCTGATATCGCTGCTTTTGGCGCTGCCGGCGCAAGCCCAGCTCGCCAAGGAGCAATTCGGCGCGCAGTCGCGCCCCTCGGCGCAGTCGCCCGAGCCCTTCGGCAGCTATGCGCGGGGATGTGCCGCCGGTCTCGTCGAGCTGCCCGAAACCGGCGACAGCTGGCAGGCCATGCGCCTCAGCCGCAACCGCAACTGGGGCCATCCCGAACTGATCGACCTCGTGCAGGAGGTCGGGCGGCACATGAACCGCATCGGCTGGGGTGGCATCTATGTCGGCGACCTGAGCCAGCCGCGCGGCGGCCCGATGCTGACCGGGCACCGCAGCCACCAGATCGGGCTCGACGCCGACATCTGGCTCTATCCCGCGACCGACATGACGCTCAGCCGCCGCCAGCGCGAGAATATCAGCGCCGTGTCGATGCGTCGGGCCGAAGGGGCCTACGTCAATTCCAACTGGTCCCGCGGCCAGCACGAGCTGGTCAAGAAGGCCGCGCAGGATCGCCGCACCGCGCGCATCTTCATCTTCCCCGGCGCCAAGGTGCAGATGTGCGAGGACGAGACCGGCAATCGCGACTGGCTGCGCAAGGTGCGTCCCTGGTACGGGCACCATTATCACATGCATGTCCGCATCGCCTGTCCGCGTGGCGCGCGCGGCTGCGTCGACCAGGACCCGCCGCCCCGCGGCGATGGCTGCGCCGAGGCGCGGGAATGGCAGGCCAATATCCTGAACCCGCCGCCGCCCGATCCGAACGCCCCCGCACCCACCCCGCGTCGCGAACTTCGGCTCGCCGATCTGCCGCAGCAATGCGCCTCCGTACTCTCTGCGCCCTCGCGCTGATCGCTGGACCCGCCTCCGCCGCCGACTATCTCGGGAGCCACACCTGGCGCCCCGAATGGCACGGGGCGGGCGGGTTCTCTGCGCTGTGGCTGGATGCTGACGGCGCCGGGTTCGTCGTGCTGTCGGACCGGGGCGCCTGGGTGCGCGGACGCCTCTCGCGAGACGCCGCCGGGGCGGTCGCCGGGGTCGCTGTCGACGATCGCGGCCCGCTCCTGCGATCGACGGGGGACGATTTGCGCGGTCTGGAGCGCGACGCCGAGGGCATTGCGCGCGCCGGGGATGCCTTCTACGTCAGCTACGAGGGCGTGCACCGCGTGATGCGGCATTCCGACATCGCGGGCGCGCCCGAACGCTTCGAACAGCCTGACGCGTTCGAGGGGTTGCAGGACAATTCCGGCCTTGAGGCGCTGGCCGCCGATGCCGAGGGCCGTCTCTATGCCATTCCCGAGCGGTCTGGCGCGCTGGACCGGCCCTTCCCGGTCTGGCGCTTCGACGCGGCGGGCTGGGCGGTTGCGTTCGATTTGCCGCGCGACGGCCGCTACCTCGTGGCCGGGGCGGATGTCGGGCCGGACGGGCGGCTTTACGTGCTCGAACGGGATTTCGCGCTGATTGGGTTCCGCAGCCGCGTTCGCAGCTTCGACCTCGACGGCGGCGACGCGCGCACCGAGATCGAGAGCGGGCTCGCGGCGCATGACAACCTCGAAGGCATCTCGGTTTGGCGCGACGCGACGGATCGCCTGCGCGTGACCCTCATCTCCGACGACAACCTCCGCGCGGTGCAGCGCACGGAGTTTGTCGACTACGTGCTGGACTGACGGCATGGAGGCGCGCGCGATCCTGCCAGGTGCGGCAGAAGGCGAGATCGTCGCCTGCACCGAGGGTCTGAGCGTCTGGGGCGGCGTCGACCCGGCGACGGGCCGTATCATCGACGCGCATCATCCGCAGGTCGGGGCCGATCTGGCGGGCCGGATCGTGGTCATGCCGACCAGCCGCGGATCTTGTACCGGGTCCGGCGTGCTGCTGGACCTCATCCTCAACGACCGGGGGCCCGCCGCGCTGATCTTCCGCGAGACCGAGGAGGTGCTGACCCTCGGCGCGCTAATCGCCGCGCGCCTCTTCGAGCGGGTTGTGCCGGTGCTGCGGCTCGGGGCCTCGGACCACGCGGCGATCTCGGCGGCGTCGCACGCACGGATCACGCCGGACGCGCTGGAAACCGACGCGATCTCGATCCCGCTTCGCCCGGTCGGCGGCGCGGTCTCGCTCTCGGGCGTGGACCGCGCGATGCTGGGCGGCGCGGGCGGCGAAGCGGTGCGGATGGCGATGGAGGTCGTCGTCGCCATGGCCGAAGCGCAGGGGGCCGAGGCCCTGATCGATGTCAGCCGCGTCCATATCGACGGCTGCATCTACGCCGCCCCCGCGATGCTGACCTTCGCCGAGGCGATGGCGGCACGCGGCGCGCGGGTCCGGGTTCCGACGACGACCAACGCCATCTCCGTCGATCACGCGAACTGGCGCGCGCAGGGCGTGGCCGAGACTTTCGGCGAACCGGCGGCGCGGCTGGCGGACGCCTATGTGGAGATGGGGGCCGAGGCGAGCTTCACCTGCGCGCCCTACCTTCTGGCCGACCCGCCGAACGCGGGCGAGGTCATCGCCTGGGCGGAATCGAACGCGGTGATCTACGCCAATTCGGTGCTGGGCGCGCGCACGGTGAAGCACGCCGATTTCATGGATCTCTGCATCGCGATCACCGGTCGCGCGCCCGAGACCGGCGTCTATCTCGACGCAGCGCGACGGCCCGCGCGGGTGATCGAGGTCGACCTGCCGATGGAGGATGGCGACTGGGCCATGCTCGGCTGGCTCGCGGGACAGGCCGCGCCCGACCGGGTGCCGCTGCTGACGGGGCTCGAGGCGGCGGAGCCGGATGCGGACGACCTCAAGGCCTTATGCGCGGCATTCGGGACAAGCTCCGCCGCGCCGATGCTGCATATCGCGGGCGTGACGCCCGAAGCCGACCGCCCGCCGCGCGAGGGGGCGGATATGGTTCGGATCGGGGCCGCCGAGATGGCCGCCGCCCGCGCGCGCTTCGCGCTGCCGCCCGGCCCCGTCGACCTCGTCGCGCTGGGCTCGCCCCATGCCTCGGCGGCGGAATGCCGGGCCTTTGCGGCGCGTCTGGACGGACGGCGGGTCGGCACGGCGGTGATCCTGACGCTGGGTCGCGCCGTTCTGGCCGAGATCGCGGGCGACGGGACACGCGAGGCCCTCACCGCGTCAGGCGTGACCCTCGTGCCGGATCTCTGCTGGTGTTCGATCACCGAACCGGTCTTTCCGCCGACGGCGCGCCGGGTGCTGACCAATTCGGGCAAATACGCCCATTACGGACCCGGCCTGTCGGGCCGGGTCGTGGGCTTCGCGGGCCTTGCCGATTGCGCCGAGGCGGCGGTGTCGGGCCGGGTCTAGCCGTCGCGGCCCGGGATGACGTCGCGGCGCGTCAGCGGCAGGTGCCAGTTCTGCATGTGTCCCAGCGCGTCTTCGGCGGTTTCCACGAAGCGGAACAGGTCGAGGTCGTCCTGACCGATGGTCCCTGCGTCGCGCAGCGCCTCCCAGTCGACGATCGACCGCCAGAATGCCTCGCCGAACAGGAGCACCGGCACCCGCTCCATCCGGCCGGTCTGGATCAGCGTCAGCGTCTCGAAGAGCTCGTCCAGCGTGCCGAACCCGCCGGGGAACACGCAGACCGCGGCGGCGCGCACGAGGAAGTGCATCTTCCGCACCGCGAAGTAGTGGAAGTTGAAGCTGAGATCGGGGGTCACGTATTCGTTCGGCGCCTGCTCGTGCGGCAGCACGATGTTGAGGCCGATCGACCGCCCGCCCGCGTCGTTGGCGCCGCGATTGCCGGCCTCCATCACGCCGGGCCCGCCGCCGGTGACCACGACGTTCTCGCGCCCGCCGGTTTCGGCGAGGCTGCGCTCCGTCACGAGCCGGGCGAAGCGGCGCGCCTCCTCGTACTGGCTGGCCAGACCGCGCAGCGTCTCGGTGCGGGCATCGGCGGCATCGGCGGGCCGGGGCACGCGGGCGCCGCCGAACATCACGACCGTCGAGCGCACATCCGCTTCGTCCATCAAAAGCGTCGGCTTCAGAAGCTCCAGCTGCAGGCGGACGGGCCGCAACTCCTCGCGGCAGAGGAAGTCCTCGTCGGCGAAGGCCAGGCGATAGGCCGGGTTCTCGGTCTGCGGCGTCGAGGGAACGCCTTCGGCCGTCTCCAGGTCTTCGCGGGAATGGCGCATCGGGTGGCGGCGGTCGTGGTCCATGGAGGCTCCTTGCATCGCGGGCATCCGGGCGGTGTAACAGGCCCGCAAGGGGGACGCGACATGGATTGGACGACCAAGATCGAAGGCGCGCGGGCGCGGATCGCGGGCCATGCGCGGGTCACGCCCGTCATGGACCTGGCGCTGGGCGGGCACGCGGTTCAGGCGAAGCTGGAGCAGATGCAGCACACCGGCAGCTTCAAGGCGCGTGGGGCGTTCAACACGCTGCTCTCGGCCGATGTGCCGACCGCCGGGGTCGTCGCGGCCTCGGGCGGGAACCACGGCGCGGCGGTGGGCTTCGCGGCGGCGGCGCTGGGCCATCCGGCGCATATCTTCGTGCCCGAGGTGGCGGGCCCCGCCAAGATCGCGGTGATCGAGCGGTCGGGCGCGACCTGCCACGTGGTGCCCGGCCTCTACGCCGATGCGTTGGAGCGGGCACGGACGCACGAGGCCGACACCGGCGCGATGCAGGTCCATGCCTATGACGCCGTGCCGACGGTCGCGGGGCAGGGGACGTGCTTCGCCGAATGGGAGGCGCAGGGCCTCGATGCCGATACGGTGCTGATCGCGGTCGGTGGCGGCGGCCTGATCGCCGGGGCGCTGGCGTGGTTCGGCGGTCGGCGGACGGTCGTCGCGGTCGAGCCGGAGCGGTCGCGGGCCCTCTTCGCCGCACTGGAGGCGGGCGAACCGGTCGACGTGGACGTGTCGGGCGTCGGGGCCAACGCGCTCGGGGCCAAGCGGATCGGCTCGATCTGCTTCGATCTGGCGACTGCGGGCGGCTGCCGGAGCGTCACGGTCACGGACGATGCGATCCTTGAGGCGCAAGCGGTGCTCTGGCGCGAGGCGCGGCAACTGGTCGAGCCGGCGGGTGCATGTGCCCTCGCCGCGCTGACCTCGGGGGCCTACGTGCCGGAGGCGGGCGAGCGGGTCGCCGTGCTGGTCTGCGGTGCGAATCCCGCGCCCGATCCCATCGGCTAGAGCCGCGACAGGATCAGGCCACCCGCCACCATTGCGAGGGCGAGGACGCGCTTGAGCGTGATCGGCGTCACCGGCGCGCCGAACGCGCCCATCGCGTCGAGCACCAGTGCCGCCCCGAGCTGTCCCAGCAGGAGTGCGGCAAAGGCCGTGAGGATGCCGATCACCGGCACCGACCAGAGCATTGCCCAGACGACGCCCGCCCCCAGAAGCCCGCCGATCCAGAGAAGCGGCGGCGCGGCCAGCGCACGCGCGAAGGCGGGGCCTTGCCCGAAGGCCAGCGTGAGGACCGTCAGCGCCACGAACCCGACCCCGAACGAGATCGCCGCCGCCCCCACGCCGCTGCCGATCGCCTTGCCCAGCGAGGCGTTCAGCGGGGCCTGAATCGCGAAGCCGATTCCCACGATGAACACGATTGCGACGGGCAGCAGGACCTGGGGGGACATGGGGGCGGCTCCGATGTTGTGCCAAACCGGCGTGGCGGATAGGAGGCTGGCAGTCAACGAAAGGTCTGCGCCCCATGTCGAACGAACAGCTCGAAGCCGCCATCGAAGCCGCATGGGACGCCCGCGACCAGATCACGCCCCAGACCACGGGCGAGACGCGGGACGCCATCGAGACCACGCTGGACGCGCTGGACTCGGGCGAACTTCGAGTGGCCGAGAAGCGCGGCGCGGATTGGCACGTCAACCAGTGGGCCAAGAAGGCGGTGCTGCTGGGCTTCCGTCTCAAGGACATGTCCCCGCAGGACGGCGGCCCGCAGGGCGGCACCTGGTGGGACAAGGTCGATTCGAAGTTCGCCGGCTGGAATGCCGCCCGGTGGGAGCAGGCGGGCTTTCGCGCGGTGCCGAACTGCATCGTGCGCCGCTCGGCCTATATCGCGCCCGGCGTCGTCCTGATGCCGTCCTTCGTCAATCTCGGGGCCTACGTGGACACGGGCACCATGGTCGACACCTGGGCCACCGTCGGCTCCTGCGCGCAGATCGGCAAGAACGTGCATCTCTCGGGCGGGGTCGGCATCGGCGGCGTGCTGGAGCCGATGCAGGCCGGGCCGACCATCATCGAGGATGATTGCTTCATCGGCGCGCGCTCCGAAGTGGTCGAGGGCTGCATCGTGCGCGAAGGCTCGGTTCTCGGCATGGGCGTGTTCATCGGAAAGTCGACCAAGATCGTCGACCGCGAGACGGGCGATGTCAGCTATGGCGAGGTGCCGGCGGGATCGGTCGTTGTCGCGGGGTCGCTGCCGTCGAAGAACGGCGTGAACCTCTATTGCGCCGTGATCGTCAAGCGGGTGGACGCGCAGACGCGCTCCAAGACGTCGATCAACGAGTTGCTGCGGGACTGAAGAACGTCGGGCGGTGGTCGCCCCTAGGGCGTCTCGTCCATCCGGCGGGCCCAGGCGTCCTGCGCCAGCCGGTCCTCCTCCAGGGCATCCATCCGTGCGAGTGCGGCATCCGTGCGCCAGAAGCTCTTGACCAGCGCGCGGCGCCAGGCCCGGCGAGCGGACGCGGGCGACCACGGCAGTCGCGCCGTCGCCAACCAGCCGCGCAGCACCGGTGGCAGCGCGTCGAAATCGTCCATGTTGTGCCGCCGCGCCTGCGCCAGCTTGAGGGACGTGCGCTGATTGTCCGCCATACCCGACCTCCCGACGACTGAGATGGGGTCGCGGGAAAACCCTGTCAAACGCGGCCGTCGCCCCGAGGCCCGCGCCTCTCTCCCGAAAACAGCAGCGCCGATGCAGAAACCAAGGCGAACCGACGCGATCCGAACGGCCCGCGACCCTCGTCGCTGCCGGTTCGAACCCGCCCGGCACGGAGTCGCGCATCGGGCATGTAAAAAGACGCCCAGATCCCGCGTCGGGGCGGAACATCCCCGGCGAAACCGCGTTGACCCGCCAGTGCACAACCTGAACGGAGGACCTCAGAATGGGTCTCGGACTACTTGGCTCCATCATCGTCGGCGGACTTGCCGGCTGGATTGCGAGCATGATCATGAAGGCCGATACCGGTCTCCTGATGAACATCATCCTCGGCATTGTCGGCGCCGTGGTCCTCAACCTGATCCTCGGGCTCTTCGGCATCTATGCCGCGGACGCATGGATCCCGCAGTTGATCGTCGGCATCATCGGCGCCTGCATCCTGATCTTCGGGGTGCGCGCCGTCCGTAGCTGACGCGACGCGACCAGAACGACCGAAGCGCCGTCCCCGACCGGGGGCGGCGTTTCGCGTTTGCGGGGCCGGTTGACACCGCGGGCCGCGCGCCGCACCCCGGAGCGATGACCGAGAAGAAGCCCAAGCGCCCGCATCACGTCTATACCCTGCTGGTCGAAGTGGGGCGGAAGACCGGCGACGGCCTGCCCGATGGCGCGTCGGGTGCCGCGCTCATGTGCTACGCCAGCGGCGTCGACGAGGACGAGGCTGTCCGCGAGACCGTGGCCGTCCTCAAGACCGCCGACATGAACGTGCTGGAGGTGACCGGCTACGGCTCGCTTGAGGAGCGGCTGGAGGACGGCCACGACATCGAGGATGACGAACGCGCCCTGATGGACCGCGCGCTGGCCGAAAACTCGGTCGTCGTCGCCCAGAGCACCGTCTTCCTGGAGGACTGACATGGCCGTCGATCCCGTCGACCTGACCGCGCGGCTGGTCCGCTGCCCCAGCGTGACCCCCGAGGAAGGCGGCGCGCTGGTCCTGCTCGAGGATCTGCTGACCGAGGCCGGGTTCGCCTGCACCCGCGTCGACCGCAGCGGCGTCTCGAACCTCTTCGCGCGCTGGGGTGAAAAGGGCGCGGCGCACAGCTTCGGGTTCAACGGCCACACCGACGTCGTTCCCGTGGGCGATGCCGCCGCTTGGACCCACGACCCCTTCGGCGCGGTGATCGAAGAAGGCTGGCTCTACGGGCGGGGTGCCACGGACATGAAGTCGGGCGTGGCAGCATTCGCCGCCGCCGCGGTCGATTTCGTGGCCGACACGCCCCCCGACGGTGCGGTCATCCTCGCCATCACCGGCGACGAGGAGGGGGATGCGACCGACGGGACCGTCGCGCTGCTCGAATGGATGGAGGCCGAGGGCGAGCGGATGGACGTCTGCCTCGTCGGCGAGCCCACCTCGCCCGATCACATGGGCCAGATGATGAAGATCGGACGGCGAGGGTCGATGTCGGCCTGGTTCACGTTCACCGGCACCCAGGGACACGCCGCCTATCCCGACCGTGCGTTGAACCCACTGCCCGCGATGGCGCGGCTGATGGCCGAACTTTCGGCGCATGAGCTGGACGCAGGCACCGAGCATTTCGATGCCTCCACGCTTGCCGTGGTCACGATGGATGTCGGCAATCCCGCGACGAACGTGATCCCCGCCGAGGGGCGCGCGACCGTCAACATCCGCTTCAACGACGCCCATTCCGGTGCGTCCCTGACCGATTGGCTGCGCGGCGAGGCGCATCGCATCGCGGCCGAAACGGGGGTGACCATCGGGATGAGGGTCAAGATCTCGGGCGAGAGCTTCGTGACGCCGCCGGGCGACCTCTCCTCGCTCGTGGCGAACGCCGTGCAGGTCGAGACGAACCGAACCCCCGAGATGTCGACCACCGGCGGCACGTCGGATGCGCGCTTCGTCAAGGATCACTGCCCGGTCGTCGAGTTCGGCCTTGTCGGCCACCGGATGCACGCCGTGGACGAGTGTGTGCGGGTCGAGCAGATCGGTCAGCTCAAGGCGATCTATGCCCGGATCCTGCGCGATTATTTCGGGACGGGCGCGCCCCGCTGACGCTCAGCCGGCGCGCAGGAAGACCGGAGCGTCGAGCGGGCTCTCCTGCCACGCGTAGCCGCCGGAGGTGAACGCGCGCAGATCTTCCGGATCGGTGATCCGGTGCTCGGCGACAAAGCGCGCCATCGCGCCGCGGGCCTGCTTGGCGAAAAAGCTGACGACCTTCGCGCCGCTGGGCCGGTCTTCGAGGAA
This portion of the uncultured Jannaschia sp. genome encodes:
- the dapD gene encoding 2,3,4,5-tetrahydropyridine-2,6-dicarboxylate N-succinyltransferase; translated protein: MSNEQLEAAIEAAWDARDQITPQTTGETRDAIETTLDALDSGELRVAEKRGADWHVNQWAKKAVLLGFRLKDMSPQDGGPQGGTWWDKVDSKFAGWNAARWEQAGFRAVPNCIVRRSAYIAPGVVLMPSFVNLGAYVDTGTMVDTWATVGSCAQIGKNVHLSGGVGIGGVLEPMQAGPTIIEDDCFIGARSEVVEGCIVREGSVLGMGVFIGKSTKIVDRETGDVSYGEVPAGSVVVAGSLPSKNGVNLYCAVIVKRVDAQTRSKTSINELLRD
- the dapE gene encoding succinyl-diaminopimelate desuccinylase; its protein translation is MAVDPVDLTARLVRCPSVTPEEGGALVLLEDLLTEAGFACTRVDRSGVSNLFARWGEKGAAHSFGFNGHTDVVPVGDAAAWTHDPFGAVIEEGWLYGRGATDMKSGVAAFAAAAVDFVADTPPDGAVILAITGDEEGDATDGTVALLEWMEAEGERMDVCLVGEPTSPDHMGQMMKIGRRGSMSAWFTFTGTQGHAAYPDRALNPLPAMARLMAELSAHELDAGTEHFDASTLAVVTMDVGNPATNVIPAEGRATVNIRFNDAHSGASLTDWLRGEAHRIAAETGVTIGMRVKISGESFVTPPGDLSSLVANAVQVETNRTPEMSTTGGTSDARFVKDHCPVVEFGLVGHRMHAVDECVRVEQIGQLKAIYARILRDYFGTGAPR
- a CDS encoding GlsB/YeaQ/YmgE family stress response membrane protein, producing MGLGLLGSIIVGGLAGWIASMIMKADTGLLMNIILGIVGAVVLNLILGLFGIYAADAWIPQLIVGIIGACILIFGVRAVRS
- a CDS encoding DMT family transporter; its protein translation is MSPQVLLPVAIVFIVGIGFAIQAPLNASLGKAIGSGVGAAAISFGVGFVALTVLTLAFGQGPAFARALAAPPLLWIGGLLGAGVVWAMLWSVPVIGILTAFAALLLGQLGAALVLDAMGAFGAPVTPITLKRVLALAMVAGGLILSRL
- a CDS encoding DUF6525 family protein, with translation MADNQRTSLKLAQARRHNMDDFDALPPVLRGWLATARLPWSPASARRAWRRALVKSFWRTDAALARMDALEEDRLAQDAWARRMDETP